The Argopecten irradians isolate NY chromosome 16, Ai_NY, whole genome shotgun sequence genome window below encodes:
- the LOC138310343 gene encoding probable methyltransferase-like protein 24 has protein sequence MRSAYTKVLVMVTVIMATTFLWTSYNKPQKTTFLRTFQNKPQEKAVKSIDDLIPDYYRNIPDAIYSCVKTTKTYVYDFNNTDMYLLPSKDDMCAMEAADLEKLYQMYLGTIQTICKRPLRLGKRIDGGWDICVERKYLTPGACQVYSFGINYDFSFDDEIAKQFDCAVHSFDPSMETVSYQRSTKPFVYFHDIGISSKTQNVTGNKEWRMLTLKDTMRELNHKTVPALIKMDIEYWEWDVLPNIILDNLLPQQFVIEFHLWSASGTTQKVFWLHRLWILKDLYDAGYRSFWLNRNLPCTFKSDLTSNYIYACHEVSYVKIENEARLKTS, from the exons ATGAGATCAGCCTATACCAAGGTCCTGGTGATGGTCACCGTTATCATGGCTACAACATTCCTATGGACTTCTTACAATAAACCACAGAAAACAACATTCCTAAGGACTTTTCAAAATAAACCACAGGAAAAAGCTGTTAAAAGCATCGACGACCTGATTCCAGACTAC tACCGTAACATCCCAGACGCGATTTACTCATGTGTGAAGACAACAAAGACCTACGTGTATGATTTCAATAACACAGACATGTACCTGTTACCGAGTAAAGACGATATGTGTGCGATGGAAGCGGCGGACCTGGAAAAGCTTTATCAGAT GTATTTAGGTACAATACAGACCATTTGTAAGAGACCTCTCCGACTGGGCAAAAGAATTGATGGAGGATGGGACATTTGTGTAGAGAGAAAATACCTCACCCCCGGGGCATGCCAGGTTTACTCATTCGG aataaattatgatttttccTTTGATGACGAGATTGCTAAACAGTTTGATTGTGCAGTTCATTCATTTGATCCCAG CATGGAAACAGTGAGCTACCAAAGGAGTACAAAGCCATTCGTGTACTTCCACGATATTGGCATATCGAGTAAAACCCAAAACGTCACCGGTAATAAAGAATGGAGGATGTTAACACTGAAGGATACCATGAGAGAGTTGAACCATAAAACT GTACCCGCTTTAATTAAGATGGATATAGAATACTGGGAATGGGACGTCCTTCCAAACATAATCTTGGACAACTTGCTACCCCAGCAGTTCGTCATTGAGTTCCATCTCTGGAGTGCCAGCGGTACCACTCAGAAAGTCTTCTGGCTCCACCGCCTTTGGATCCTAAAGGATTTATATGACGCCGGATACAGAAGCTTCTGGCTCAATAGAAATCTACCTTGTACATTTAAATCTGATTTAACTTCTAATTATATCTATGCTTGCCATGAGGTTTCATATGTTAAAATTGAGAATGAAGCCAGATTAAAGACTAGCTGA